Within the Paenibacillus sp. AN1007 genome, the region GTACTGCTCTACCTTGCCCTGTACAGTTCTTTTGGAATTTTGGACTCATCCATCAGTCGTGAAGAACTTGCTCTGCATCCGGCAGTCATTCTCTCTTCGTTAGCTTTCCTTGTATGCCTGATCCTGAATCTGGCCGGGCTCGTCCTTGGTATCATCGGATTGGTGCAAAAAAACCGCAGAAAGGTTTTTGCGATCATAGGTACCATTATGAATGGACTGCTTATATTGCTGTTCGCGGGACTCGTACTTGGAGGGATATACATGGCGTAATACTTTGCATGAATCCTCAGGTTCATTATAATTAAACTCAGACGGCCTGTATCCGGTTCAGCCGCACTTTACTTATTGACTGACCAAATATATGTATTCTAAAGGAGAACGACATGTCACGAATCAAAATTTTTGCGGACAGCACCAGTGATCTGGCTCCTGAGTGGATCCAGCAGTATGATATTGGCATCATCCCTTTGTATGTGGTGTTTGGCCAAGAATCGCTGAAAGATGGAGAAGAGATCAAACCAGAGCAGCTGTATGACCGTGTGAGCCGTAATGGTTCTCTTCCAAAAACAGCTGCACCTTCACCTGCTGATTTCATAACCGCATTTCAACCTTACATAGAACAAGGCGATGATATTTTCTACATCTCCTTATCCTCTGAACTTTCTTCAACGTACCAGAATGCACTGCTTGCGAGTTCCGAATTTCCAGAAGGACGCATCTCCGTAGTAGATTCACAGAATCTTTCCTCAGGAATTGCTCTAATGGTCATGAAGGCCGTTCATGCTGCAGAGCAAGGACAAAGCCTGGCTCAGATTACCCAGCTGATTGAAGCCATGAAACCTACGGTGCGTACAGAGTTTGTTATTGATACACTGGAATACCTGTACAAAGGCGGACGCTGCTCGGGTATGCAGAACCTGATTGGAAGCCTGCTTAAGATCCGTCCCGTGATTCGAGTCACGGATGGTAAGATGTCTCCCGCCTACAAAGTACGCGGTAAACGGGAGAAAGCGCTGGAACAAATGCTTCAGAATACGCTCAGCAATAAAGATCAGATTGATCGGGATCTAATGATTGTCGTTCACACGATGGCGGAGGAAGATGCACTCAACCTGAAAAAAACACTTCAGGAGCAGACCGGAGCACGCGTAGAATTGACTACAGCAGGCTGCGTGATCTGCAGTCATTGTGGTCCAAAAACAACAGGAATTATATATAACACCCTTCACTAGGATCGAAGAATGCTGGGGGCAGGCAGCCTCAAACTCTGTCAGTTTCTTACCTCACTTCGCTAACAAAAACAAAAAAGGGCATGCTCAGCGAATTCGCTTGGCATGCCTTCTTTATCTTCATTAAAGTCTCCTAGATTCGTTCTAAGCATCGATACGTTCGTGACTTAATAACATTTGGTTTTCAAGTCATTCAAACTTTTGAACACATAACCCTGCTTCCTTGCATCATCGATAATAGAACCAAGTGCCTCGGTGTTGTCTTTGGATACCGAATGCAGCAAAATGACTGCTCCGGGGTGAAGCTGCTTCAGCACTTGCTGATGAGCATATTGTGACCCTCGCTGTACATTGGTATCCCAGTCCTTGTATGCTGCAGACCAGAACACGTTGATATATCCCTGCGCATAACTCTCGGCAAGCGTACGGTTGTTAAAAATGCCGCGAGGCGGACGCAAAAAAGTACCCTGCTGTCCCGTAAGACGCTGTACCTCCGATTTTACCTTCTCCAGTTCCTCTTTGATCTGAGCATTGGAGATTCGAGTCATGTCCGGGTGGCTCCAGGAATGGTTTCCGACAATATGTCCTTCCGCCGCCATACGTTTGACAAGTTCAGGCTGGTCCTTCAGATAATGTCCTGTAACAAAGAAAGCAGCAGGCACTTTCTTCGCTCGAAGCACATCCAGTATTGCAGGGGTAAATCCGTTCTCATAACCGTTATCAAAAGTCAGATACAGTTCTTTTTGTTTGGTATCCCCCAAAAAGATGGCATGATTGTGTTCCAAAATGGACTTAAAGCCTTCCTGATCAATCGAAGGCAGCTGACCATTCTGACTTTTTTTGAAACCAAAATGGTACGCTCCATTAATAGGAGATGCTTCTGCCTGTGATGCCAGCATGCTGATCGTTA harbors:
- a CDS encoding DegV family protein, whose translation is MSRIKIFADSTSDLAPEWIQQYDIGIIPLYVVFGQESLKDGEEIKPEQLYDRVSRNGSLPKTAAPSPADFITAFQPYIEQGDDIFYISLSSELSSTYQNALLASSEFPEGRISVVDSQNLSSGIALMVMKAVHAAEQGQSLAQITQLIEAMKPTVRTEFVIDTLEYLYKGGRCSGMQNLIGSLLKIRPVIRVTDGKMSPAYKVRGKREKALEQMLQNTLSNKDQIDRDLMIVVHTMAEEDALNLKKTLQEQTGARVELTTAGCVICSHCGPKTTGIIYNTLH
- the pdaA gene encoding delta-lactam-biosynthetic de-N-acetylase, whose product is MRRTVLYLLLGLLTISMLASQAEASPINGAYHFGFKKSQNGQLPSIDQEGFKSILEHNHAIFLGDTKQKELYLTFDNGYENGFTPAILDVLRAKKVPAAFFVTGHYLKDQPELVKRMAAEGHIVGNHSWSHPDMTRISNAQIKEELEKVKSEVQRLTGQQGTFLRPPRGIFNNRTLAESYAQGYINVFWSAAYKDWDTNVQRGSQYAHQQVLKQLHPGAVILLHSVSKDNTEALGSIIDDARKQGYVFKSLNDLKTKCY